CCCGGCGAACCGCCAATTGCTCGCCCGCATCCCCCGAGGTACCGCGGAGGACGTGGAACTCGCCGTCCAGGCCGCGGAGAAGGCCCTCCCGGCCTGGCGCGACCTCGACGCCACCAGCCGCGGCCGGCTGCTGTTCCGCTGGGCGGACCTGATCGAGCAGCGCGCCGCGGAGATCGACGAGATCGAGCGCCAGGAGGTCGGCCGACCCAGCTGGGGCCCGCTCGGCACCCCCGGACAGTTGCGATTCATCGCGGGGCAGGCCGACAAGGTCCAGGGGATCTCGTTGCCCACCTACTCGCCGGAGACGCTCGGTTTCACCCTGCGTGAGCCGTACGGCGTCGTCGGCGGCATCATCCCCTGGAACGCCCCGGGGCCGATGTTCGTCACCGAGGTGGGCGCCGCGATCGCGGCGGGGAACACCATGGTCATGAAGCCGGCGGAGGACGCGCCGCTCACCCCGCTCGCGCTGGCGAAGCTGGCACTCGAGGCCGGCATCCCGGCGGGTGTCATCAACGTCGTCACCGGGTACGGGCATGAGGCGGGAGCCGCGGTTCCCGCGCACCCGCGCATCCGCCGGATGGGCTTCACCGGCTCCCCGCAGACCGGCGCGCTGGTCATGGAAGCGTGTGCCCGCAACCTCACCCCTCTGCACCTGGAGCTCGGCGGCAAGTCGCCGCAGGTGGTCTTCGCGGATGCGAACCTGGATGCGGCCGTCCCGGCGATGGTCTCCGGGATCACGCTGAACACCGGGCAGGTCTGCGCAGCAGGGTCCCGCGTCGTCGTGATGCGCAGCATCCACGCCGAACTGGTGGACCGGCTCGCGGCGCAGATGGAGAAGGTGACGGTCGGCCCCTGGCACCAGCCCGTGAACATGGGACCGCTGATCAACCAGAAGCAGCACGAGCGGGTGCTGGAGTACATCGAGATCGGTCGCGCCGCCGGCGCCGACGTCGTCACCGGCGGTGGCGTTCCGCAGGGCAGCGACTACGGGAACGGGTTCTTCGTCCAGCCGACCCTGTTCGACAAGGTCGACCCGGGCATGCGGATCGCCCGCGAGGAGATCTTCGGCCCGGTGCTCTCGGTGATCCCGGTCGACGACGAGGCCGAGGCGATCGAGGTCGCCAACGGCACCGACTACGGTCTGGTGGCCTCCGTGTGGACCCGCGACGTGGGCACCGCCGTCCGGATGAGCCGGCGACTGCAGGCGGGCCAGGTGGGAATCAACAACGCCCTGGGCGCCGGCGTCATCGGCGGTCCGTTCGGCGGGTTCAAGAGCAGCGGGTTCGGCCGGACCATGGGTGCCGACTCGGTACTCGAATGGACGCAGGTCAAGACGGTGTCGATGCGCGACGCCGCACTCCCCAGGCGCTGAGAGGAACACGTCTATGGCAACCATCACCACTCGCGCGGCGATCGCCCGGGAACCCCACCAGGAGTGGGAGATCACCGACCTTCAGCTCGACGACCCGAAGGAGCACGAGGTCCGGATCAAGTTCGCCGCATCCGGGCTCTGCCACTCGGACCACCACATCACCGAGGGCGACGCGCCCGTGCGGTTCCCGATCGTCGGCGGCCATGAGGGATCCGGGATCGTGGAGTCGGTCGGACCGAACGTGCGCCGGGTGAAGCCGGGGGACCGCGTCGTCTGCTCGTACATCCCCGCCTGCGGCGCCTGTCGGCCCTGTTCCACGGGACACCAGAACATGTGCGTCAAGGGCCTCAACGCCGGCACCGGCATGTTCCTGGACGGCACCTTCCGCTTCCACAAGGACGGTGAGGACTTCGGCGGGTTCTGCTCGCTGGGTACCTTCTCCCAGTACGCCGTCGTCTCGGAGTGGGCTGTCGTGCCGCTCCCCGACGACATCCCGTTCGAGGTCGGTTCCCTCGTCGGGTGCGGTGTCCCGACCGGCTGGGGCTCGGCGGTCTACGCCGCGGGCGTCCGCGCCGGTGACACGGTCGTCGTCTTCGGGGCCGGCGGAGTCGGCAGCAACGCCGTGCAGGGCGCCCGTTACGCGGGAGCCAAGAACGTCGTCGTCGTCGACCCGGTGGAGTTCAAGCGCGAGAGCGCGAAGACCTTCGGCGCCACCGAGGCGTTCGCCACCGCCGCCGAAGCGCACGAGTTCGTCGCCGAGACCACCTGGGGTCAGTTGGCCGACCACGTGATCATGACGCCCAACGCCGTGACGGAGGAGATGGTCAACTCCGGGGTCATGATGACTGGCAAGGGCGGGAAGGTCACGATCACCGCGGTCGGCCACATCGCGGAGAAGGCCGTGCACGTGCACGGCGGCGCGCTCATCGGCTACCAGCGTCAGATCCGGGGCGCTCTGTTCGGGGACTGCAACCCGCTCTCGGACATCCCGAAGCTGCTCGGCCTGTACCGTGCGGGGGACCTGAAGATCGACGAACTGATCACGCGGACGTACGCGCTCGATGAGGTCAACCAGGCCTACCGCGACCTCACCGAGGGGCGGAACATCCGAGGCGTGATCGTCCACGACATCTGACCCGGTGACCTGTGCGGCGCCGTCCCCGGACGGCGCCGCACAGGTGTCCGTCCCGAGGGGAAAGGAAGACCCATGCCCAACGCCATACTCGACCCGACCGGCCGTGCCGCGGCCGATCAGGAGGCTGCACCGTCCGTGCACGCCCCCCGCCCCGCGTCGCTCGCCGGAGTCCGCATCGGGCTCCTGGACAACACGAAGCACAACGCCATGCTGTTCCTCCAGACGGTGGGCGAGCTGCTGGTGGAGAAGCACGGTGCCGCCGGAGTCAGCATCGTCGAGACCAAGCAGAGCTTCTCGATCCCCGTCGACGAGACGATCGTCGGGCGATACCGGGACAGCTGCGACGTCGTGATCACGGGCGTCGGAGACTGCGGATCGTGCAGCGCCGCCGCCGTCGCCGACGGCATCAACTTCGAACGCGCGGGGCTGCCCGCCGCGGTCGTCCTCACCGACGCGTTCCTGACCACCGGACGCATGATGGCGGGCGTGCAGGGCGATCCCGACTACGAGTGGATCACCACGGAGCACCCGATGGCCGCGCTGACGGAGGAACAGGTGCGCGAGCGTGCCGCCGGCCTCCTGCCGCAGGTCGTCGGAATGCTCCTCGGAGAGACGGAGACGGCACGATGACCACCACCACCCCCACCGAGACCGACATCCTGGATCCCGACATCGCGCAGGCGGCCATCGAGCACTGCTACGAGCAGGGCTGGTCGGACGGTCTGCCGCTCGTCCCGGCGAGCCGGCCGCTCGTCGATCGTTTCCTCGAGGCCGGCGGACGCCCGGCGGAGGAGATCATCGGCCGGATGCCGCAGGTCGATCGCACGGTCACCGTGGAGCTGGCCGCGATCAACGCGGCCATGGCCGGATGCAAGCCCGAGTACTTCCCGGTCGTCCTGGCCGCCTGGGAGGCGCTCATGCGGGAGCGTGCGACCGGCGGCGGCGGATGGCAGTCCACCAGCGGCCCGGCTCCTCTGATCATCGTGAACGGGCCGATCCGCGAAGAGCTCGGCTTCAACAGCACGGGCGGCGTGTTCGGGCCCGGGTTCCGGGCGAACGCGACCGTCGCCCGCGCCATCGGACTCATCGTGCGTAACGCCTTCGGCGTCATCCCGCACGAGCTGGAGCAGGCGACCCAGGGGGTGCCCGGCCGGTGGTCGATCTGCTTCGGTGAGAACGAGGAGGACAGCCCGTGGCCGCCGCTGGCGGAGAGCCGCGGCGTGCCCGGGAACGCGGTCACGACCACCCTCCTGCGCACCTGCGAGTACGTCGACAACCGGCACACCACCGACCCGGAGCAGCTGCTGAGCGACTTCGCCGACACCATCGGACGCTCCGGCTCCTGGATCTTCAAGAACGCCATGGTGGGGGTCGTCCTCTGCCCCGAGCACGCCCGGCTGCTCGCCGATGCCGGCTACAGCCGGGAGGACGTGGCTGCCTGGCTCGCCCGGCATTCCGGCCGCTCGAGCGACCAGCTCGCCCGTGCCGGCAAGGACTTCGCGGAGAAGGGCGTGCGTCGCCCCGGTGACGGCGCCGGCTCGGAGACCTTCCAGCGCACGGTCGCCGAGGGCGCCGAGGACAAGGTGCTGATCGCCGTCGCGGGATCGCGGACGGCGGGCATCTCCATGGTGGTGCGCTTCTTCGCCGACTGGTCCGGCATCTCCGTGCCGATCACCACGGGGGAGGCGTCGTGACGGCTGCGCCCGGCACGCTGGACCCCCTCGAGGACCCGCTCGCGCACCTTGGCGAGCAGTGGATGACCGGACGGACCGCACTCGTGACCGGCGCCGGGCAGAACGGCGATCTCCCGGGCGTCGGGTACGCCATCGCGCGACTGCTCGCCGCGCACGGCGCCCGAGTCGCGGTGCTGGACCGGTCGCAGGAAGCGGCCGACCGCACCGTGGAACGGATCCGCGCGAGCGGGGGAGAGGCCATCCCCATCGTCGCCGACGTCACCGACGACCTCGAATGCGACCGTGCCGTCGACGAGGCGGCCCGGTTGCTGGGCGGTCTCGACACACTCGTCAACAACGTCGCGAGCGGTGACCGCGCCGGCATCTTCGATGTGACCCCGGAGCGCTTCTCCGAACTCATCGACATCAACCTGAAGTCCGCCTGGTACGTCACCCGGCACGCCGTCCCGCTGATGCCCCGGGGCAGCGCCATCCTCAACATCTCCTCCGTCGGTGTGCGGGGACGCGGGCCGGGCATGCCGTACTGCGTCGCCAAGGCGGGCGTCGAGAACATGACGGAGGGTGCGGCCACGACGCTGGGTCCGCAGGGGATCCGCGTGAACGGCATCGCCGTGGGCGCGATCTGGGGGTCGTTCGCCGCGTCCAACATGGACGAGAACATGCGCGAACCCCGCCGCAAGGCGACCACCCTGAAATCGGAGGGATCCGCGTGGGACATCGCCCACGCCGCGCTCTTCCTGCTCAGCGACCGAGCGCGGTGGGTGACCGGGCAGATCCTCGCCGTCGACGGCGGGCCGATGAGTTTCTTCCCGCCCGGACCGCCGATCACCTCCGTTCCCAAGAGCGCCGTCGCGGCGCACTGACCCAGGCGCGGCGACGAAGCCCCGACCACGACAGAAACGAGAAAGACGACATGACTCAGATGGTGCGCGCAGCGGTGCAGACCGGTCCGCGGAAGATCGAGATGCGCGAGTTCCCGCGGCCGCAGATCGGCCCCGACGACGGGCTGCTCCGGGTGGAGGCGAACGGCATCTGCGGAAGCGATGTGGAGATCTTCCGCGGGCACATCGGTGCCCCCGACCGGGGACCGTTCATCCCCGGCCACGAGCCGATGGGCATCATCGAGGAGGTCGGCGAGCGTGCGGCCGAGCGCTGGGGAGTCCAGGTGGGCGACCGGGTCGCACTCGAGGTCATCGTCCCCTGCCGCGCCTGCGACGACTGCCTCACCGGGCGCTACCAGGCGTGCCGATTCCGTAAGTACGGGCACGGTGTGACCGGCATCGAGGTGGCACCGACCCTCTGGGGCGGGTTCGCCGAGTACATGTACATCTCGCCGAACTCCGTCGTCCACAAGATCGACAAGACCCTGCCGGCGGAGATCGCGGCCATGTACAACCCGCTCGGCGCGGGAGTGCGCTGGGCTGTCGGCCTGGGGGAGGTAGGTCTCGGGGACAGCCTGCTGGTGCTGGGTGCGGGCCAGCGTGGACTCGCCGCGGTCATCGCCGCGAAGGCCGCCGGCGCAGAGAACATCATCGTCACCGGTCTCGCCTCCGACGCGCACAAGCTGGAGATCGCGCGCGAACTCGGCGCCGATCACACCGTCGTCGTCGACGGCGACGAGGGCAGGGACATCGTCGAGGCCGTGCAGGAGATCACCGACGGCCGCGGTGTCGACGTGGCGCTGGATCTGACCCCGATGGCAGGCGGGCCGATCACGGATGCTCTCAAGAGCGTCCGCCACGGCGGCCGGGTGGTTCTGGCGGGCCTCAAGGGCAGTCGGGAGATCCCGCTCGTCACGGACATCATCATCAACCGCGCCATCACGATCAAGGGCGCGTTCGGCGTGGATGTCGACGCGAACCGCAAGGCCATCGCCCTGCTCGAATCCGGCCGCTTCCCGCTGGAGAAGCTGCACACGCACACCTTCGGACTGGACGAGGTCGGCCTCGCCATCGACACCCTCGCGGGTGAGACCGAGGACAAGTCGGCCATCCACGTGTCCGTCCACCCGAACTTCTCCTGACCCGACGACGAGAGG
The sequence above is a segment of the Microbacterium caowuchunii genome. Coding sequences within it:
- a CDS encoding aldehyde dehydrogenase family protein, whose amino-acid sequence is MTIASDNPSTIQSDLLVDGAQLIGGEWVPATSGETIDVLNPANRQLLARIPRGTAEDVELAVQAAEKALPAWRDLDATSRGRLLFRWADLIEQRAAEIDEIERQEVGRPSWGPLGTPGQLRFIAGQADKVQGISLPTYSPETLGFTLREPYGVVGGIIPWNAPGPMFVTEVGAAIAAGNTMVMKPAEDAPLTPLALAKLALEAGIPAGVINVVTGYGHEAGAAVPAHPRIRRMGFTGSPQTGALVMEACARNLTPLHLELGGKSPQVVFADANLDAAVPAMVSGITLNTGQVCAAGSRVVVMRSIHAELVDRLAAQMEKVTVGPWHQPVNMGPLINQKQHERVLEYIEIGRAAGADVVTGGGVPQGSDYGNGFFVQPTLFDKVDPGMRIAREEIFGPVLSVIPVDDEAEAIEVANGTDYGLVASVWTRDVGTAVRMSRRLQAGQVGINNALGAGVIGGPFGGFKSSGFGRTMGADSVLEWTQVKTVSMRDAALPRR
- a CDS encoding NDMA-dependent alcohol dehydrogenase — protein: MATITTRAAIAREPHQEWEITDLQLDDPKEHEVRIKFAASGLCHSDHHITEGDAPVRFPIVGGHEGSGIVESVGPNVRRVKPGDRVVCSYIPACGACRPCSTGHQNMCVKGLNAGTGMFLDGTFRFHKDGEDFGGFCSLGTFSQYAVVSEWAVVPLPDDIPFEVGSLVGCGVPTGWGSAVYAAGVRAGDTVVVFGAGGVGSNAVQGARYAGAKNVVVVDPVEFKRESAKTFGATEAFATAAEAHEFVAETTWGQLADHVIMTPNAVTEEMVNSGVMMTGKGGKVTITAVGHIAEKAVHVHGGALIGYQRQIRGALFGDCNPLSDIPKLLGLYRAGDLKIDELITRTYALDEVNQAYRDLTEGRNIRGVIVHDI
- a CDS encoding UGSC family (seleno)protein — protein: MPNAILDPTGRAAADQEAAPSVHAPRPASLAGVRIGLLDNTKHNAMLFLQTVGELLVEKHGAAGVSIVETKQSFSIPVDETIVGRYRDSCDVVITGVGDCGSCSAAAVADGINFERAGLPAAVVLTDAFLTTGRMMAGVQGDPDYEWITTEHPMAALTEEQVRERAAGLLPQVVGMLLGETETAR
- a CDS encoding SDR family NAD(P)-dependent oxidoreductase; translation: MTAAPGTLDPLEDPLAHLGEQWMTGRTALVTGAGQNGDLPGVGYAIARLLAAHGARVAVLDRSQEAADRTVERIRASGGEAIPIVADVTDDLECDRAVDEAARLLGGLDTLVNNVASGDRAGIFDVTPERFSELIDINLKSAWYVTRHAVPLMPRGSAILNISSVGVRGRGPGMPYCVAKAGVENMTEGAATTLGPQGIRVNGIAVGAIWGSFAASNMDENMREPRRKATTLKSEGSAWDIAHAALFLLSDRARWVTGQILAVDGGPMSFFPPGPPITSVPKSAVAAH
- a CDS encoding zinc-dependent alcohol dehydrogenase — protein: MTQMVRAAVQTGPRKIEMREFPRPQIGPDDGLLRVEANGICGSDVEIFRGHIGAPDRGPFIPGHEPMGIIEEVGERAAERWGVQVGDRVALEVIVPCRACDDCLTGRYQACRFRKYGHGVTGIEVAPTLWGGFAEYMYISPNSVVHKIDKTLPAEIAAMYNPLGAGVRWAVGLGEVGLGDSLLVLGAGQRGLAAVIAAKAAGAENIIVTGLASDAHKLEIARELGADHTVVVDGDEGRDIVEAVQEITDGRGVDVALDLTPMAGGPITDALKSVRHGGRVVLAGLKGSREIPLVTDIIINRAITIKGAFGVDVDANRKAIALLESGRFPLEKLHTHTFGLDEVGLAIDTLAGETEDKSAIHVSVHPNFS